GTGCAGGGGAAAGCCCATGTGGGGGCAGCGATTGTCGATGGCGTAAATCTGGCCGTTGTGGTGAAACAGGGCAATGGCATGGCCTTCGGCATGGACGACTTTAACGCCTGCCGCCTCGATTTCTGCAACTTGCGCCACCTGAACCAGGTGTTTTTGTTGGGTGGGAGTTTGACTGATAACCATGTTGGCCTCCAGTTAGGGACAGCATGAGGTACGGCATTGGGCTGCTCGCCTGCTGTCGTAATAGGCTTAGTACTCCGCGGCAGAAATAACGCCTCCATTGACTAGAGCGGCAAGGCTGCTACGACCGCCCCACGGCTCCCTTTAGTCAGACCGTACTCCTGGATGTCATGGGTTGGGATAACGACGTCGAGCTCTTTAATCATAGGTTAGTGATCCTTGGCCTTTAACTGCCTGTATAAGGACGGGCGGTAATGATACGGGGTTCTATCTTGGCTCCTGCCCGAAGATCGATTAAAAGTCCGGCCAATAAGCCCCCAAGCGTGGTGCGAAGACCACCTGCAGGCACGTTGCTGCCAAGAATTTTGGTTGGCCCCATGATTAGACCCAATGGGATAACACCAATTTCAGTATAGAGAATGTCAGGATCGGCTCTTCCCCATCTATCCAGGGACGGATTCGCGTTTTCGTTACCGTTGTTAACATGCCTTCGGAACAGGGGGCATGGCCATCGCTGCGATGCGTTGGCAGTTTTACGCTGAGCAGATCACCTGAGGCTAGATCAATGACTGGATTGGTCATGGCTTCAACTACTTGGCCCGGGCAATGGTTCGGGGGCTGCTCAGCCTTTGTTGTCATCAATCCTTAGGAGGCTCATAAGTTTAATGTGGCAAGAGGTTTGGAATTATGGCCTATGGGGCAATCAAGTCAGTGACTATGCCCTTGCGATCGCAATTTTGCTCATCGGCGTCATCGCCATCAATATCGT
This portion of the Halomicronema hongdechloris C2206 genome encodes:
- a CDS encoding DUF4926 domain-containing protein: MIKELDVVIPTHDIQEYGLTKGSRGAVVAALPL